One genomic region from Pyxicephalus adspersus chromosome 1, UCB_Pads_2.0, whole genome shotgun sequence encodes:
- the LOC140321701 gene encoding uncharacterized protein isoform X1, producing MKLNVKHSPNITCTAKNKLKTTFSTEIISCDTSADGLSWYLILAMVAGGVAFIIFIVLVVYSLKSCERPNQGMRIPYTATITDEEAMYSNRRQQIQERQLPQPPNHTAAPPPSAPNTEDIHLMPTERPPPPRQEGPGDAPAGSKGRGSSPKTPEPPQGHPQGNSLNQPCRAPQHVKPPLPGNHPNEQPPKPTPRTKSKPPRQNRKAH from the exons ATGAAATTAAATGTCAAACATTCCCCGAATATCACCTGTACagccaaaaacaaattaaaaacaacattttccacTGAGATCATCAGCTGCGATACCAGTG CAGATGGACTGAGCTGGTATCTCATCCTGGCTATGGTTGCCGGCGGAGTGGCTTTTATCATCTTCATTGTCCTGGTGGTCTACAGCCTGAAATCGTGTGAAAGGCCAA ATCAGGGGATGAGGATCCCATATACAGCAACGATTACAGATGAGGAAGCCATGTACAGCAACCGGAGGCAGCAGATACAGGAGCGGCAACTGCCCCAGCCCCCCAATCACACGGCTGCTCCACCCCCAAGTGCCCCCAACACTGAGGATATCCACCTTATGCCCACAGAAAGGCCCCCACCCCCCAGACAGGAGGGGCCGGGAGATGCACCAGCAGGCAGCAAAGGGCGAGGGTCCAGCCCAAAGACCCCAGAGCCCCCTCAGGGGCATCCTCAGGGCAATTCCCTGAATCAGCCGTGTCGGGCACCACAACACGTGAAACCACCTCTGCCGGGAAATCACCCCAATGAGCAACCACCAAAACCAACACCAAGAACCAAGTCCAAACCACCCCGGCAGAACCGAAAGGCCCACTAG
- the LOC140321701 gene encoding uncharacterized protein isoform X2, protein MKLNVKHSPNITCTAKNKLKTTFSTEIISCDTSDGLSWYLILAMVAGGVAFIIFIVLVVYSLKSCERPNQGMRIPYTATITDEEAMYSNRRQQIQERQLPQPPNHTAAPPPSAPNTEDIHLMPTERPPPPRQEGPGDAPAGSKGRGSSPKTPEPPQGHPQGNSLNQPCRAPQHVKPPLPGNHPNEQPPKPTPRTKSKPPRQNRKAH, encoded by the exons ATGAAATTAAATGTCAAACATTCCCCGAATATCACCTGTACagccaaaaacaaattaaaaacaacattttccacTGAGATCATCAGCTGCGATACCAGTG ATGGACTGAGCTGGTATCTCATCCTGGCTATGGTTGCCGGCGGAGTGGCTTTTATCATCTTCATTGTCCTGGTGGTCTACAGCCTGAAATCGTGTGAAAGGCCAA ATCAGGGGATGAGGATCCCATATACAGCAACGATTACAGATGAGGAAGCCATGTACAGCAACCGGAGGCAGCAGATACAGGAGCGGCAACTGCCCCAGCCCCCCAATCACACGGCTGCTCCACCCCCAAGTGCCCCCAACACTGAGGATATCCACCTTATGCCCACAGAAAGGCCCCCACCCCCCAGACAGGAGGGGCCGGGAGATGCACCAGCAGGCAGCAAAGGGCGAGGGTCCAGCCCAAAGACCCCAGAGCCCCCTCAGGGGCATCCTCAGGGCAATTCCCTGAATCAGCCGTGTCGGGCACCACAACACGTGAAACCACCTCTGCCGGGAAATCACCCCAATGAGCAACCACCAAAACCAACACCAAGAACCAAGTCCAAACCACCCCGGCAGAACCGAAAGGCCCACTAG